DNA sequence from the Octopus bimaculoides isolate UCB-OBI-ISO-001 chromosome 22, ASM119413v2, whole genome shotgun sequence genome:
TGGCATCTCTTAGGTACCAAAATCTCATGAAAATTCaggtttgtttatattatttattattgtgtgTGAAGAATCAGTTTTAGTAATGTGAACAATTTATAAGATCTCTTAATGTTGGGCATTTCATCTTCCATGATCTTTGATAAATCTGGATGGGGTGAATTGGATTATTTGCTTTCCATCTACCAGCCctattcagaaggctttggttggcctggggctatagtctatgacacttacccaaggagcCATACAGTGCAACTGGACTCAGAactgtgattgggaagcaaagttctttccggaaagccgtgtgtgtgtgtatgcacagatatacatacatacacacccctgCACACAAAGATATCCCCAAATAGAGGGGTTTCTGTTGAGAGCTTTGTCTGGAACACACAATTGTGGCCAATGAGTTTGGCATGGCTTTTTACTTTCATGATTCTACTTGAAAAGCTAAATTTCTTCTTCTCacgttaaaataatttattccacttcATAACCTTTCCCTCTTCACCATTTATCTCTGCAAACCTGTTTTCTTTGATTTCACTGTTTCATCCCATTGTTGAAATTTCGTTTTTGTTCATGgggtttcttttaaatttttttttttttttgtgtgttgtaggCTGAGAGAAGGTTACTGCTTACTGGCACTCCCCTCCAGAACAACCTGTTAGAACTGATCTCTTTGCTATGTTTTGTTATGCCTGACATGTTTGTGGGTAAAACTGAGCAGTTGAAACGAACATTTACTTTAATTACAGTaagtctattttttttatatgcctaCATtacccgtcatcatcatcactatctaaTGCTcacttccatgttagcatgggttggccaGGTTGCTATGGTTTGagtcatttgttttttattgGAAGCTGCTAAAGACTGCTATTTGTGCCATTTGGCTTGGTTGTTACGGCaaggtgcccttcctaatactaacaccaaccattttacagaatataaTGGGAATATTTACCTGTGGCACCAACAACACCAGAGAATTACATACACGGTTTATATTAGTCAAACTGGTGTCCTCATTTTCAATGTGGCTGTTAtatgctccagccttcttcaggtgtcttaatGAGCAATATTCCTGTTTCAGAAATCCCAAGATGATAAACGAAGTAATTATGAAATGGAGCGTATTGCTCATGCCAAGAAGATATTGCGTCCATTTATGTTGCGGCGGTTGAAATCTCAGGTAAGTCCATATTTTgtctcttttcgtttttttttttttatagtttggcTTCGTTAAATGTTAGGATGTAATTTTTAAAGAGATTTAGTTGttctttctagcatgttgaatAACCAAATAGAGGCTCTTTCGTtggtttattatcattgttaaacaTATGGATCTCTAACGTCATCATAGATTTTATGAATAACTGTTAATCATTATTCTTTGCTGCCAGGTTTTGAAGCAAATGCCACCAAAAGTGGAAGAGGTCTTATATTGTCAGATGATTCCAGACCAACAGGAACAGTATGAAAACATGATTAATCAATTTACAAAGGAAGTTGACAATGCTGACGGCAACACACGGCAGTGCATGCTGATGCAACTGCGAAAGCTTGCAAACCATCCGTTGTTGCAAAGAAGACACTTTACCAATTCATTGCTACGTTCTATGTCTACAGCAATTGCCAAAGTATGTAcgaataattttctttgttttttttttcccccctttaaatacttattttactaattaGGTGCAGGTGTGTGGCTCTGGGGtcaagtttactttccaaccatttagttttggtttcaatcccactgcatggcaccttgggcatgtgttttcaactatagcctcaggctgacgaaAGCtttctgaaagaagcctgttgtgtgtgtgtgtctccaccaccaccacttggcaactggtgttattatgtttatgtccctgtaaattagcaggtGCAGCTGTagatgtgtagttaagaaactttcTTCCTAGGTtaagtccctctgcatggcaccttgggcaagtgtcttctactataacctctggctgaccaaagccttgtgagtagatttagtagatggaaattgaaagaaaccagtcatatatgcatgtgtgtgtgtgtctttgagtttgtatttgtcccctaccacaacttgacaactggcactggtgtgtttacgtccccgcaacttagtggtttggcaaaagaaaccaatagattAATTATcagcctttaaaaaaaatgtagtggGGTTGAtacgtttgactaaaaattcttcaaggcagtgccccacaTGGCTACAATCGAATGAcggaaactagtaaaagaaagaaagaaaatggttctttctgaaagacaaaaaaattgatctgagcatgatttgaactcagaatgtgaagtgcCACTGAGaagtttgtaaaaatatttaagactTATCGAAAAGGAACTGTACAATGGACTACCTAACCCCACCATATGCCTATGTGTGTTATTACATATAGAAATACTTTCTCAGTTTTGTTTaggatttttatcacttttttttttttttatcttctgtttcgTTTTGAAGGAACCATCTCATCGAGAGAGGAATGCTTTACCCTCTGTTATTTATCAAGACATGGAGGTTATGTCTGATTTTGAATTACACAAACTCTGCCTTCTGTACAAGGTAAGTGGTCCCCACTTTTTGTGCTTGTTGCTCGACCCCAGCTCAATCTCCCTAATTCAGTAGACATATAACCAATTGTTTCATCAGGGACCATCCCATTTTTGAGGCCTGGTGACTAGGtatgatttgatggaaatttggctgctatttccagcaggttgtgGTCATGCAAAGCTATAATAAAGATGTTCAACTTGAATCTATACAAGATGACATTTGCATAAGGTGGATAACATTGGTGAAATCGAACTTAGAACCTCAGCCCTTCTCATCATACTTACACAAATTATCTGAGGCTTCAATTTGTTACAATTTCTATTTCATAATTCCTTACTTTTTGTCCTTGTTGTGTCTTGTACATTCCAATTTCTTTACAAAATGAATTGCATTTTCCTCTGTAAcgaataaagaaatcatttaaaaattttacagaaacatcTTGGACATTTCGCTTTAAACCCTTCTGTGATTTTGGATTCTGGGAAATTTCGGAAGATGGATGAATTGTTACCAGATTTCCGGGAAGTGGTAAGTAATTTTTTGTTCaagactttttaaattttttttttatttggtaggTTCCCCAACTTTCTCAATTTTGCAATTTCGAGAATGGAGagtgtggttattgttgttttccCCATCTCATTGTATGGcacaatattttacatatgtgtgtgtgtgagtgtgtctatatgtgtttgtgtgtagcctTGTCTTGCCATACTTgatggttgtatatgtgtattattgtcATACAAGCGAGGTTGTTTCCACTCTTCTGTGAAAGACATATCAAGCCATGGCAAAGATATTACCTTGGAAACAAGTGacggttggtggcaggaagggctTCCTGTTGTAAACCTCTTTCAACAAGTCCTAAGCATTGAAAtgtggacgttaaatgaagatggGCAAGATTTGCTTTTAGGGGAGGCAACTCTACAATTGCAGTCTGAGATCCAGCGGGGAGACTACTCTGTAAGGCTTATATTGAATTTATCCCATTTCAGTTATTATTGATTGCTATTGCAGTCTGATACTTCTCTGCAGTGCAAACGCTGCATCTGTATGTTCAGTTTATGTGTCGGATAGCATTTTCAGTATTGAATAGACACACTGTGTCTATTCACTCGGGTGTACGAAAGAGAAAAGTGTCGACTGCATCATATTTGTGAGGATCAAATCTATTCTCTTTGCATCTGTTAGATTTAGATGATGCAATTTTGAATGAAGTTGAcaatgcatctgtgtgtgtgtgttaaatatctGTTTTCTACTCATTTTTTAAGGTTTGTGTAAAGCGGATGGATACTCAGCACATCTTCAAAGTTGGctctcaaggtgccatgcaatgggactgaacctgaaaccatgtggttgggaagcgagcttcttaaccacacaaccatgccctcacttgtatatatgtatgtgtgtgtgtgtcaaatatatatagaggGGTGGTGATGAAGCCCCTGAGCCTCACAAAGGGgatggcaccttgctgtactttagaagacccatccaccacagcaaaatcgatgctggtgccacattaaaagcaccatgtACAATTcatagagtggttggtgttagcaagggcatccagtcttagaaaccatgccaaacggACTATGGAGCCTGGCGTGGggccctggccttaccagcttcaatcaaactatccaactcatgctagcatggaaaatagacattaaatgatgattatatatacacacacacattcaagggAAAACACAAACGTTTTGAAAGTAATGGAAAAGTCGTTTTCTTTTTGCTGTCTTTGTCAGACTTTCTGATGTCcgtagtttttattttgttttgtagggAGACCGTGTACTCATCTTTAGTCAATTCACAATGGTACTAGACATTTTAGAGGAATATCTGAAATTaaaagaagatatgaaatatttaagaCTTGATGGACAAACTCCCGTGCAAGAAAGGTCAGTGCAACTAAAGAAGGAAGCTCTCTGCTAATTTTTTTTACActatgtgaccatgctggagcactcatgattattgttattattattaaggcggcaaggtggcagaatcgttagcacactgggcaaaatacctAGCAGTGttttgcccatctttatgttctgagttcaaattctgctgagttcagctttatctttcatcctttcagggttagtaAAATAAAGGACCATTTGTGCTCAGGGGTTGAATTTGAGTCACCCCTTTCCCCGCAAAaccaagccttgtgcctaaaatagaaaggattattattattattattattattaatctgtactgctttttttgttattgtttctttagcTTAAGTTCACTCTTTATCGAGATccctatgataaaaaatatttcagttgttaGGACTCCTACAATGTAAAAGTATACCTAGGATTACACTTTCAAatgtaaccttttttttttctacctttctctctgaTTGTCTAATATCGATTCACTAAAGAACCCCAAGCGTTTAAAATCTAGAAGAACTTTTAGTTTTGTTGAGAACATGACAATCTCcttagtgttggtgccatggtAGAATGTACCCAATGCACTCTGTTGGTGTTATGAAGGATACCAAACTGTAAGAATCACACCCAAAAATACAACACAACATTAACTATACTCTtatcatatgaaaatatattttttgttattattattattattattgagattaaataaactgaaatttttttgcttttcagacaaggattgattaataaattcaacgAGAATCCTGaaattttcatctttttgttaTCAACTCGAGCGGGTGGCCTGGGTATCAACCTCAGTTCTGCCAATGCTGTTATTATTCATGACATAGATTTTAACCCATATAACGACAAGCAAGCTGAAGATAGATGCCACAGGATGGGACAAACAAAGTAAGCAttgtctctgtatatacatatatatatatatatatatacacctctcaCCCACATATTCACCAGACATCTCTCTTATTAGCATTCTTATGccattgttttgatttgttttatgcTTGTACAAGTTGTCTACTTTCGGCATTGTGTAGACTAGAAGATTGCTGATTCCATGTGACATTGTTCTGCTTTTTTATGCTGTTCCCTAATCTCCATTGCTTTGTTTTTCTGAGGGAGTTGGGTATGTGAGTATTTTGAGAAATACCTCATGGAGAGAAGGATGGGCTCTGCATAGCCATGagctgccctttggcaaggcacAGCACCCACCCTGTCAgggtcatgggactgcagcatggcagAACTGAGCTGCGCTTCTGACATATTGATGCTGAGTGGAGGAATAATCTTAGGAACGTTGacataataattttctttaaaaaaaaacactaaatctTGTGATGTTCTCTTGTCTGGTTTCAGGGCTGTGAAAATATGTCGACTGCTGAGTAAGAATACTGTTGAAGAAGCCATGTTCCGGTGTGCTCAGAAGAAGCTGAGTCTAGAGAAAGATGTCACCTCTAGCTCTGTTCAGCACTGTGAGTATCTTTTCTCGTATTCTCTCCTTTTTCCCCTCATTATTCTCTTATAATTACTAAGTGTTCCCCTTGCTCTGAAGGCTTACTGAAATTAACTGCTGAATGTTTTCTTTGAACTTCCTGTTGAAAATTTCCTGCATCAGAAACTCCAGTCCTGTAAAGATTTTGCCCCGGAAGAGAATTGCATGAAAGGAAAGACCAGTGCTTgtccttttatctctctttctcttttcttttacttgtttcaatcatttgactgtggccatgctggagcaccgcctttagtcaaagaaatcagccccagaacttattctttgtaagcctagtacttattctatcggtctcttgccgaaccactaagttacggggacgtaaacacaccagcatcggttatcaagcgatgttgggggacaaacacatacatacgacgggcttctttcagtttctgtctaccaaatccactcacgaggtatCACTTTTACCAGCGAGACACGCCCACtagaatatacacacaaaatttacTTCAAAGAAGTTTTCAAAAAAGTCAATTGAGTTTTTCATAGAAATCTTAGTTTATACTCTGAAGACATTGGTTTTCTGTTGACAGTTCTTTTCTAAATTTACTAAACTTTCTCTAAACACATTATTTTTGTCTAAATCTGGATCTTTGCTATACTTTTGCATTTTCAGGTAATACTGACGAGCCAGAAGTCGATGTTGCATCCATTCTCAAAGAAGTTCTGGCCAGTGCCACCAAGAAGTGAAAACTTTTATGTAAAACTTCTGAAGAATCACCATttcaagatcttttttttttaaaaatttcttttccttttccttccatTGGAAACCCTCATCATTTTCTCATGCCATCATATACACCTGCCTTCTCTGCCTGCGtccatttgttatttcttttatgtttcacttCTTTCCCTCTCATTTACATGTGGTATGGTATTGTACCAAGCTATCAccaactctctgtctgtctgtctgactgtctctttGTTTCCACTACCTACACAAAATAtgaacatatctacatacatacatacacacacatgcacatatatttacagacgtTCAGTTTTCTGTTCAATTTGCCTttgttcaatcaatcaatcaatatctgtctgtgtctgtctctgtccagCTCTTCACTGTGGTGTCCATCATTGTGGAAACagattgtatgaaaaaaaaaaaaaaaaaaaaataccaaaactacaaacaaacaaacatggttacattatatacattggaCCAGCAAAAATAGTGACATGAATTGCTAATAAAGTTACACTTAGATtagtttaatattgtttatttatttgtttttgttttttttgcttttgtttagaactcctttgtctctttgttttactgtattttctctgtgtgtgtgtgtgtgtgtaaattatacgGGGCAGGGCAAaagtcacacacaaaataagtTCTGTATACTCTGGAATTGCCAAAGACATGCTTCAACTTTTCTAAAATTGATTCGAATAATGATGAATACTCAAGTACTCGTCcatgatgaatgaaataaataataacaaggatgatggaatataaataaaatgtcaactgttttggtgtgtgacttttgacactccctatgtgtgtgtgtgtgtgtgtatatatatatatatatatatatatatatatatatatatatatatatatatagtcctgagagaaaagttgggtacaAGAGGCatgagatgtggtgtgcaagagagatgactgtgcttgtacagtcatgtgatgcgtatggacgaggacagctgtgtaaagaaatgctgTACTCTaatggagagaacctgtggaagaggaagacatgagatgaggtgttGGAGCACGAACTTCAAATGTTCAATCTcatgatgacaagtgactgagacctttggtgaaatgttgtgcttgagaagacctgacaaacCAAATGTGATCGTAGACATGGCTGATGGGAGTGCCGCTGCCTCCGTGagaagtgttgggcctcatggaggcggtGGAAGGGGAGCCAAACTTTTGACAATAAACCCTGTTTGTGTAGACCTATCAGGACAAGGGAGATCGTAGTCGTGGCTAATGCCAGTGTTGCGCAACTGTCACAGAGGAAGCACCCTTCACACATTGGGCTTTTATTAagaggacctgtcaagccaagggAAATCGTAGTCGTGGGACTTGAAAAGCACCGTATCAGTATTGAACCTCgcggaggcagtgacaggtggcCAAGGGCTTCGGCAATATACCGTGCGTGTTTAGACCAGGCAAGCGAAGTAAGATCGTAGTTGCGACACTtaaaaagcggtgccccagcatggccagtgtctaatgagtaaaacaagtaaaaggtaatatCTTTATCGTAATTTTCTGTTGTAGGGGAGACAATCTCTGACAGATTTCAGTTTTTAAAACTTCACATCCACAGAACATGGAGTTTTCTCATCTGACGTAATCACATGAATTACGTCAcaataaaatgtcaaaaaaaaaaagcgctgcgttaaaaatttttttttttaattattattccaGTTAGAAAACTTCATAAAAATAGATTgaaaaaattctttcattttttttaaccaagttttaaaaaattacggaagaatattaaaaaacaaataatacattttaatgttttgCAACTTTCAATCCTAGTAATTTTTTCTAAGAAAATATTTCCCATTCGCTGAAGTAAGTTGATTTCtattaatttgatttgattttatgtaACTGTCGGTGAACAGAAGCGTCGTTGGTTACAGGTTTTCAACGCGCAAAAACCTTGTTTCACACCATTTCTGATGGGAACAGACAATAAGAAGGGGAGTGTCTGTTACACGGGGCAGAGAACTTTTCTCCTCTCTGGGACTTCGTTCCAAAAGGAAcggcttttttctttttgccgatgttttcatacatgtatgttgtgGTGGGAGTCCATAGGTAAAATTGGTTGAGAATGTGATGCGTGAGATGCATATGGACTGGGGTTCGAATAGAAGCAGAGTCAGGTCAGTTGCTGTATGACTTTGAGTTAACAACCTCGGATTAATGAGACTAAAGTAGAGGAAACCCATGCGTTTGAATATCTAATTGACCACAACGTCGGTCAAACCACGTCGAATGAGGTGACTGTTGTTCTGGAAAGAAATGAATATCCAGGTAAATCTTTCAGGGCTCCGATTGGCAGGTTGGTTTTCCTGTGGAGATAGAGGTTGTGCCTGACACTTATAAATGTCGATGCAAAAGCTAGACGGCGTTCGGAAACATTTTGAGGAACGATTCGAGTTTTTCCATTGGGGTAACGGATAAGGATAGCGTGGAATGTCTTCAGTACAAGGTGGTTGACTACTCAAGCCTCCAGTTTGAAAATCTACAGATGGGTTATCTTAGCTGGGATACGATTACCGAAAACTAAACTCAACGTTGCCAGTATAGAAACccctttttaatatatttaggtTCCCAGTCGAAGTAGAGTGTGGAAAGTGAAGTATAACGCTGTCCCTTACCAAATTGGAGGAAAGTTGGATACACGGATGCCCACTCATCCAATCgacattacctgaacaggtgcacggtgtgtcAGGTGTCGGAAGTGATCGCAGAGTAAATTGCTCAAAGTGGAAGTCTATTTTAAGTCTGTATTGTGTTGTCAATATATTaaagacatataaacacatacgtttGAGTgaattaataatgttttatttgtttatcttgttttgtttttaatttcagatACAAACTACGAGTGAAAacgacagcaacagtaacaacatcaacaccaataacgagaaagagaaagacgttgggaaagcaaaaatgaaataccGTTCGTTAATGTTTCTTTTGCAATGCGTGACTATTCTTCACTTTGTTACGGCTCAGGATCCAGAAACAGCATCAAAGGATTTAGCTATCAATACGGGAGCATCAGGTATGTTGTAATTTAGTTTGTTTTGTAAGTTGGATTTGGGAAAAAGTGACCGAAAGAGTGCCGTGAAATTGCTGTGAGGAGTGGCGTATCCGACGTTTCGGACAGTGTCCTTTCTAAGATTGAAATTACAAGAGGAGAAAAGGGCCGCAGAGTTTTACATCGACTATTTTTTAAACAACTGGCTGCAAGTGATGCGGAAAGCAAGACAAGGTGAGCTTACATATGTAGACAGAAATTATATGGCGGTTTCAAATGAAACCACCAAGTTAATTATTTAGCTTTCCGCATAGTTTGTTAATTATTTAGCTTTCCGCATAGTTTGTTACTTATTATAAAGCTCATCGATATTGTCAGCATCCATACTTCATCTAAAATAAACcttttttcttatctctcttcAGATTCGATGAATTATGATAATTGTAGCTACTCAATAATTCCATCAAAACCAACTGTTTCACTACTGCAAGACGAAGTAAAACAGATGGTGTTTAATAATGATGTTGAAAAGACGATAttcaaaaaagtaaaagaagacacGACGATAGGAAAGGACGATATAAAACATCCGGTTGATAGAAAGCACGAAGAAGACCTGGCGACGGccgaaaaagaagacaaagagacgATGTTTGGAAAATTCGTCCAGTATATAAAGTCCTGTGCTAGTCCGGGCAACGCTTCTTTAATTTTCCCTTCTATAtacgtcttgtttgttgttgtcgtGACTGGGCTACAGATGTCCTCCTATTTTTAATTCTTGCTTAAAtcgaaggaagaagaaaaaaactggttCAGGAAATTCATAGTTTAAAAGGAAGAATCAACTGGAAACAAGTTTTGGAGAAACAAATAATTGAAGGCGGGAAGTTTAAAGAACTTCTCTTCATTCTTAGATTCTAAATAAACCTTTCgctactctttttttcttttcttttttttaccactAACCAAGATATTCTAAATATTCTTAAGACAAACTGTTTTGGAAAGTTTGTTTTCGTAAAAGTATCTTGGAAATAACTTAAGAAAATTGGAAAACCTttgcagaaaaaaataacaaaacagtttTGAAGTAAATAAAGTTGTTctctttgttgttgatgttgttatttcgCTGGCAAAAGGTGGGATGGAATCCAATTGTTATAACATTATTACACTACCACATTACCTCTGCCTTATTACATATCCACCTTTTATTCTATTACACTATTTACTACTCATCTACCCCATCATACTACCGCCACTCCATTACATATTTAGAAAAATACGTCCGCCACCTGTTTTCTGCTTTTAAGTGCAATGTAACGATATACTGCAATTGGTTCAAAAGACCAGCAATTCTTGTATCGGAAGAAACGAATTTTGACGAGAAGGCTCCAATTTGTGAAGAAGTCTGATATTTTTTAAGTAACGAATTTTGAAGAGAGGGCTCTTATTCTTTTATCAGGGGTCATCAAAATGTAACGACAATTTAACGAAGAAGTTTGCATCAGAGAAATGACGGAAGAACAATGTCAGTACGAATGTTGTTAGGGGCTAAAGCCTTTTTCTGTAAGTATTTGATAAGACCACGATGCCGCAGTTTGTCGATTTGCAAGAGGAGTCGCTACTTTAGAAGGCTTCTTTGAACTGTCAGATGTCAGTtgacctggaaagaaacaatgcagttattaataagaagtgttgaaatgaatgcatgcatgatttcacagctctagcatcactccttcatagtcatcCTGAGAACTTTCCGACCGACCCTCGTCAATTATTATGTTGTTACAATGTTGAAGATAAATGTAATATTAGTCGttacaatatataataaatttactaCTTCATCgggttatttatttgtgtgtacacaGCTTGTTTGTAGATACAGGAGAAATTTGTCTCTGGTTCCATGGTTCATTGAATATGTTAGATTAGATTCCCCGTGGCTGCTAGGGAGAAAGACATAGGAAAAGGAACGTTTGTAGTTAGAGGGGGAAAAGAGGTTTACCTTCGCACACATTATTATATAGCATAGTGACCAGAGTTACTCTCAGTCCAGAGACGATTGACCAAGGAGAGGAAGACAGATGTTTGCttgagttttttttaaaattttatatataactttctgGTTACTGAATTAGGTCAGCTAAAACAATAGGGTTCTTCGTCCTTGATCAGAACTGACCACAAGAAAGATCAAGAGGTCAAATTTTTCTCATTAATCTCTGAGTGCAATAAGGCTAAGACAAAAGACCGAGGAATTgacaatgtatataaatgtggatTTGGTTTCGAATTCCAGCTTAGCTATACTGTAGCTGTTCGCTACACCTACATATATGAGTAAgcgcatatacattcacatacatatgcacatagaaaacaacacactcacatacctgcacacacacgcacaaatacttcacgcacacacacacacacaaatatacacaaacatacacgcatgcacatacacaaatagtttCATCAACagtactgctactgctaccaccaccgctGTCCCCCCACCCCTCCATTATCACTACTGGATCATTTCTGTTTAACTCacagtttttgaaatttcaaaattaagtgaaaattttcaaatgttgtatactgatgtaatttttcacgctgaatttaattttgttattcctttgttccagaaaaatcttagaaaaatgtcACAGAAGTTTAAAATGTGATTATTTTAACCCAATTAAAatacaggatttggaagctgacaTTTTCTGCTAAAACTACCCAAAATATGCAGATTTTAAAAGTTATTcacttttattcattaatttgtgGCAAAAACGAATTTTTCTTTCCATAATTAGCCTACAAAACTACACCGATGCAC
Encoded proteins:
- the LOC106878719 gene encoding uncharacterized protein LOC106878719 isoform X1, whose product is MNIQIQTTSENDSNSNNINTNNEKEKDVGKAKMKYRSLMFLLQCVTILHFVTAQDPETASKDLAINTGASDSMNYDNCSYSIIPSKPTVSLLQDEVKQMVFNNDVEKTIFKKVKEDTTIGKDDIKHPVDRKHEEDLATAEKEDKETMFGKFVQYIKSCASPGNASLIFPSIYVLFVVVVTGLQMSSYF
- the LOC106878719 gene encoding uncharacterized protein LOC106878719 isoform X2, with the translated sequence MKYRSLMFLLQCVTILHFVTAQDPETASKDLAINTGASDSMNYDNCSYSIIPSKPTVSLLQDEVKQMVFNNDVEKTIFKKVKEDTTIGKDDIKHPVDRKHEEDLATAEKEDKETMFGKFVQYIKSCASPGNASLIFPSIYVLFVVVVTGLQMSSYF